The proteins below are encoded in one region of Leptotrichia sp. oral taxon 218:
- a CDS encoding HK97 gp10 family phage protein, translating to MKLSGDWEKLAKKLEKLATDTPQKVGMTLKQVAEQTIKEVKEETPADTGQLRMGWHRENGGSFKQMVYNNVEYVNHVEYGHRAVYFGKDTGEVVPGVFMLKKTIEKLEPIFKDEIGSTIKAEFE from the coding sequence ATGAAACTTAGTGGTGACTGGGAAAAACTGGCAAAAAAATTAGAGAAGTTAGCTACTGATACTCCACAAAAAGTAGGAATGACACTCAAACAAGTTGCTGAACAAACAATAAAAGAAGTAAAAGAAGAAACACCAGCAGATACTGGTCAATTAAGAATGGGTTGGCATAGGGAAAATGGTGGAAGTTTCAAACAGATGGTTTATAACAATGTGGAGTATGTAAACCATGTTGAATATGGACATAGAGCGGTGTATTTTGGTAAAGATACGGGTGAAGTAGTACCTGGTGTGTTTATGTTAAAGAAAACAATAGAAAAATTAGAACCTATATTTAAAGATGAAATAGGGTCAACAATAAAAGCGGAGTTTGAATAA